In Phormidium yuhuli AB48, one genomic interval encodes:
- a CDS encoding CPP1-like family protein, whose protein sequence is MSDQSPYEQLGVTEDASFDEIQAARSRLIGLNDDRQAVERIEMAYDAVLMDRLRLRQEGKIKVPEGIRFPERVMSPPPKSLPEPPSNRMPEWLQGAIDTPSQSDILLPAGIFAALSVLSAISAAYVPICLALGAGASLYFLNRKEKRFGRAVLFTLVGVVVGVLLGGQLATLLGSQLDPQIIAAWITFFLLWLSSSYLR, encoded by the coding sequence ATGAGCGACCAGAGTCCTTATGAGCAGCTCGGAGTCACTGAAGACGCTTCGTTCGACGAAATTCAGGCGGCACGTAGTCGGTTGATCGGCCTCAATGACGATCGCCAGGCTGTCGAGCGCATCGAAATGGCTTACGATGCCGTCCTAATGGATCGGTTGCGATTACGTCAGGAAGGCAAAATCAAAGTTCCCGAGGGCATCCGCTTTCCTGAGCGCGTGATGTCCCCACCGCCGAAAAGCTTACCTGAGCCTCCCTCGAACCGAATGCCGGAGTGGTTACAAGGGGCGATTGACACTCCTAGTCAGAGTGATATCCTGCTGCCGGCCGGTATATTTGCCGCACTGAGTGTTCTGAGTGCCATTAGTGCGGCGTATGTTCCCATCTGCTTGGCCCTAGGAGCAGGTGCTAGTCTATATTTCCTCAACCGTAAAGAAAAGCGGTTCGGCCGTGCGGTCTTGTTTACCCTAGTGGGTGTGGTCGTTGGGGTTCTCCTCGGGGGCCAGTTAGCAACCCTGCTCGGTTCCCAACTTGATCCACAAATTATCGCGGCCTGGATCACCTTCTTCCTTCTTTGGCTCAGCTCTAGCTATCTACGCTAG
- a CDS encoding DUF790 family protein → MLPSDLLSHRRRGETLIPKRLPLDTPHLNLAAAAIALFEESRDETQGHLDRRLKEFEGDRPDYRLRRGLAHLLKGRYCTFEIVSPLDPIELRSRVFTAAAQRVPKPENTLKILELLAQELSQELEREVPLTAIVEGLYADLQENRRLTEFNAPDPEALLHHYNLSQVQGIFYRASDITIQAHRNVPGQYKLLFRYLKLFSLMFYIEGDADCGFTITIDGPTSLFKPSTRYGLAIAKLLPALLHVSRWSLKATLQQRDTKTGRPASGQFTLDSDCGLVSHYPPGKAYDSMLEQSFAERWAKLDTPWELEREVDLIPIPGSVMVPDFRLIHPDGREILLEIVGYWRPEYLRKKFSQVRQGSDRPLLLAVSERLNLAKAGVDAKDVPVPIVWFKDKVQPSAILAALEAMDE, encoded by the coding sequence ATGTTACCGAGTGATTTACTCAGCCATCGCCGCCGGGGGGAGACGTTGATTCCTAAACGACTCCCCCTCGATACCCCTCATCTTAATCTAGCGGCGGCGGCGATCGCCCTGTTTGAGGAGTCCCGCGATGAGACTCAGGGACATCTCGATCGCCGTCTCAAGGAGTTTGAAGGCGATCGCCCCGATTATCGCTTGCGGCGGGGGTTAGCTCATTTGCTCAAAGGCCGTTACTGTACCTTTGAGATTGTCAGTCCCTTAGATCCAATCGAGTTGCGATCGCGCGTCTTCACCGCCGCCGCGCAACGAGTCCCCAAACCGGAGAATACCCTAAAAATCCTCGAACTCTTGGCCCAGGAACTCAGTCAGGAACTCGAACGAGAGGTTCCCCTCACGGCCATTGTTGAAGGACTCTATGCCGATTTACAGGAAAACCGCCGTCTAACGGAATTCAACGCCCCAGACCCCGAGGCCCTGTTACATCACTATAATCTCTCCCAAGTTCAAGGCATCTTTTATCGCGCCAGTGACATCACCATTCAGGCTCATCGCAATGTCCCCGGCCAATATAAACTCCTCTTTCGCTATCTCAAACTCTTTAGTTTGATGTTTTATATCGAGGGAGATGCCGATTGCGGCTTTACCATCACCATCGACGGCCCCACCAGTTTATTTAAACCCAGTACCCGCTACGGCTTAGCCATCGCCAAACTCCTACCGGCCCTGCTTCATGTCAGCCGCTGGAGTCTCAAAGCGACTCTACAACAGCGAGATACTAAGACGGGCCGGCCAGCATCCGGTCAATTTACCCTGGATTCCGACTGCGGACTGGTGAGTCATTACCCCCCGGGAAAAGCCTATGATTCCATGTTGGAACAATCCTTCGCCGAACGTTGGGCCAAACTCGACACTCCTTGGGAACTGGAGCGAGAAGTGGACTTAATCCCTATCCCCGGCAGTGTTATGGTCCCAGATTTCCGCCTCATCCATCCCGACGGCCGTGAGATACTGTTAGAAATCGTCGGCTATTGGCGACCGGAGTATCTGCGTAAGAAGTTTTCCCAAGTTCGCCAGGGGAGCGATCGCCCTCTTCTGTTGGCGGTGTCCGAACGGCTAAACTTAGCCAAGGCTGGGGTGGATGCTAAGGATGTCCCCGTCCCCATTGTCTGGTTCAAAGACAAGGTACAGCCCTCAGCTATCCTCGCGGCGTTGGAGGCGATGGATGAATGA
- a CDS encoding tetratricopeptide repeat protein encodes MLPVLGNLDVGVLNLMLRLRSPWYLIHLTLSPLLLLAALVLSPQPSASAREMDLAQMQPHQQRQQQRRQRLREGNDYLGNQNYEAAEAVFRELLEQYPEDALLRYKLGDALSAQYRYEEASEAYQEAIRLNRDHALAYNALANLRARQGRLEEAVSLYERALDINDTYVEALRNLGQVLAQLERFGAASEVLSQALDLLIERNEIWKAIEVAKLLEQVNERRGLV; translated from the coding sequence GTGTTACCTGTTCTGGGAAATCTCGATGTCGGAGTCTTGAATCTTATGTTGCGTCTGCGATCGCCCTGGTACCTGATTCATTTAACCCTGTCGCCGCTGCTGCTACTGGCGGCCCTAGTCCTATCACCTCAGCCTTCCGCCTCGGCCCGGGAGATGGACTTAGCACAAATGCAACCCCACCAACAGCGACAACAGCAGCGACGACAACGGTTACGAGAAGGGAATGACTATCTCGGCAATCAGAACTATGAAGCGGCTGAGGCGGTGTTTCGGGAACTGCTGGAACAGTATCCTGAAGATGCCCTGCTGCGTTATAAATTGGGAGATGCGCTCTCAGCTCAATATCGCTACGAAGAAGCCAGTGAAGCCTATCAGGAGGCGATTCGCCTGAATCGAGATCATGCTCTGGCCTATAACGCCTTGGCTAATCTTCGGGCCCGACAGGGACGACTTGAGGAAGCCGTCTCTCTCTATGAACGAGCCTTAGACATTAATGATACTTATGTCGAAGCCCTACGCAATTTAGGGCAAGTCTTGGCCCAATTGGAGCGGTTTGGCGCCGCCTCTGAGGTATTATCTCAAGCCTTAGACTTGTTAATTGAGCGCAATGAAATCTGGAAAGCCATAGAAGTTGCTAAACTTTTGGAACAGGTCAACGAACGTCGTGGACTGGTCTAA
- a CDS encoding LCP family protein yields the protein MRIPLQQPRNGSGLLWWGLLTSLIIVASALMGAIAALIVPTSPLVQPSRRENREQGQFGYELTRPVNLMVLGVDRDPELADDSPDLLEGRSDTVLAVRFDTYANQVNVLSVPRDTEVNLGEFGWGKLNEANYLGGVALMQSSLEAVLTDVEFDRYFRVNTQGLVELVDLVGGVDIFVPFPMSYRDRTQELTIELDAGWQRLTGEQAQQFSRYRQGPYGDIGRVQRQQMLLQALRDRLLSPTVLTRLPAIIRILQTHVDTNLTVSEMLALASFTLEIERDDLRMALLPGEFSNPDSPLSYWQVDETASDRLVGQFFQTSSESGFINEGGNQTAFGRTNSQPSGGSRDNSHSATQPRITLQNATQDSLAVERLAAYLEELGYEDIDVGQDWDGVHRHSTIIVQRGDYEAGERLRSDLGFGRLEALSTGDIRSDLTIRIGLDVEPVFRTQGREGEPQSHRGHRGGEEGG from the coding sequence GTGAGAATTCCTCTTCAGCAACCCCGAAATGGGTCGGGCCTCCTCTGGTGGGGCCTACTAACATCCTTGATTATTGTGGCTTCGGCCTTGATGGGGGCGATCGCGGCCTTAATCGTACCCACGTCTCCCCTAGTGCAGCCTAGTCGCCGTGAGAACCGCGAACAAGGACAGTTTGGCTATGAACTGACTCGTCCGGTGAACTTGATGGTGTTGGGAGTCGATCGCGATCCCGAGTTAGCGGATGATTCCCCGGACTTGTTGGAAGGACGCAGTGACACCGTTTTGGCAGTACGCTTCGACACCTATGCCAATCAGGTGAATGTCCTCTCGGTTCCTCGGGATACAGAAGTCAATTTAGGAGAGTTTGGCTGGGGGAAACTGAATGAAGCCAATTATCTCGGTGGCGTGGCGTTGATGCAGTCCAGTTTGGAGGCTGTGCTGACGGATGTGGAGTTCGATCGCTATTTCCGGGTGAACACTCAGGGATTGGTGGAGTTGGTGGATTTAGTGGGTGGGGTGGATATTTTTGTTCCCTTTCCCATGTCCTATCGCGATCGCACTCAGGAGTTGACCATTGAACTCGATGCCGGTTGGCAACGATTGACGGGAGAGCAGGCCCAGCAGTTTAGTCGCTATCGTCAGGGGCCCTATGGGGATATTGGCCGGGTGCAACGACAGCAGATGTTGTTACAGGCGTTGCGCGATCGCCTCCTCAGTCCGACGGTGTTAACGCGCCTCCCGGCCATCATCCGTATTTTGCAAACTCATGTGGATACTAATCTCACGGTGAGTGAGATGTTGGCCTTGGCCAGTTTTACCTTAGAGATTGAGCGCGATGATTTACGGATGGCGTTACTTCCGGGGGAGTTTAGCAATCCTGACTCTCCCCTAAGTTATTGGCAGGTGGATGAAACGGCGAGCGATCGCCTGGTGGGGCAATTTTTCCAAACTTCATCGGAGTCAGGATTTATTAATGAGGGGGGCAATCAAACGGCCTTTGGTCGCACGAACAGCCAACCCTCAGGCGGGTCTAGGGACAACTCTCACTCGGCCACACAACCCCGCATCACCTTACAAAATGCCACCCAGGACTCCCTCGCGGTGGAACGCCTGGCCGCTTATCTAGAGGAGTTGGGGTATGAGGATATTGATGTGGGCCAGGATTGGGATGGGGTTCACCGCCACAGCACCATTATTGTGCAACGGGGGGATTATGAGGCTGGGGAACGGCTGCGATCGGATTTGGGATTTGGGCGATTGGAGGCCTTGTCGACGGGGGATATTAGGTCTGATTTGACGATCCGCATTGGTTTGGATGTGGAGCCTGTGTTTCGCACTCAGGGGAGGGAGGGGGAACCACAGAGTCACAGAGGACACAGAGGGGGAGAAGAGGGGGGATGA
- a CDS encoding helix-turn-helix domain-containing protein gives MPSQDSNSSDAAYGRSWGTDPGRGDRRLGEIERELLQSPAYQTALNGLKEMFGDAGYAAQMLMHEVSREAIALALRETNPTTALPSAPPISQPISQSQSPVPRQGSEAERLARSRYLYRLGKYLRAQRCRQHLSLVQLHHRTGIPIQHLHALESGHIGHYPQSPAYLRGSLHLWARTLGLNADAIIAKLPLSCPRPPLPPPPPPPPPPAVIEPRTSVEERFDSSWWWRSLACGTPVLATLGLALWVANLPPASQPPRQLPEPESGNRPTLRPHSSRQVLSEGDRPQVVPPESLRQRRD, from the coding sequence ATGCCTTCTCAAGACTCTAACTCATCTGATGCCGCTTACGGCCGTTCCTGGGGGACTGACCCGGGGAGGGGCGATCGCCGTTTGGGGGAGATTGAACGAGAATTATTACAGTCTCCTGCCTATCAAACGGCGTTAAATGGCTTAAAGGAGATGTTTGGCGATGCGGGGTATGCGGCCCAGATGCTGATGCACGAGGTGAGTCGGGAGGCGATCGCCCTAGCTTTGAGAGAAACTAACCCCACCACAGCTTTACCCTCGGCCCCACCCATTTCTCAACCCATTTCCCAATCTCAATCTCCCGTTCCCCGACAAGGGAGTGAGGCGGAACGGCTAGCAAGGAGTCGCTATCTCTACCGATTGGGGAAATATCTACGGGCCCAACGGTGTCGCCAGCATCTGTCGTTAGTGCAACTGCATCACCGGACTGGGATTCCGATTCAGCATCTGCACGCCCTAGAATCGGGTCATATTGGCCATTATCCTCAAAGTCCCGCCTATTTGAGAGGGTCGCTCCATCTTTGGGCCCGAACTCTAGGATTGAATGCTGATGCCATTATCGCTAAGCTTCCTCTCTCTTGCCCTCGTCCCCCCCTACCGCCTCCCCCACCGCCGCCGCCGCCGCCGGCTGTTATCGAGCCGAGGACCTCGGTTGAGGAACGGTTTGATTCTTCCTGGTGGTGGCGATCGCTGGCCTGTGGAACGCCTGTCTTGGCGACGTTAGGCCTGGCCTTATGGGTTGCCAATCTTCCTCCCGCGTCTCAACCTCCTCGCCAACTCCCGGAACCGGAGTCTGGGAACCGGCCCACTCTGCGTCCTCACTCCTCTCGTCAGGTCTTATCTGAGGGCGATCGTCCCCAGGTGGTTCCCCCTGAATCGCTCCGGCAACGGCGAGATTAG
- a CDS encoding DUF3611 family protein encodes MNDENKLPTRDTTIYEGQIPPSLERVIPAMRRFGQISFWFQLVLGVIAGLIFFFAGFVGSNTGEPNRLSPEEGPGLFFAIAGLVALAIGMYWALRYTQIAKRLAIPDPSLRPTRAQTLGSLQTGVIINLVGMLFSLVAAQIITGLLMVKVLSSEGVQFSPAALSRLVQPIDIFVVLANTNSLFAHFVALTCSLWLLRLIQTIKTT; translated from the coding sequence ATGAACGACGAAAACAAACTCCCGACCCGCGATACAACCATCTACGAGGGGCAAATCCCACCCTCGTTAGAGCGCGTCATTCCCGCGATGCGCCGTTTTGGGCAAATTAGCTTCTGGTTTCAACTGGTGTTGGGGGTGATTGCGGGCTTAATTTTCTTCTTCGCCGGTTTTGTCGGCTCAAATACTGGGGAACCCAATCGCCTTAGTCCCGAAGAGGGGCCCGGACTGTTTTTTGCTATTGCTGGGCTAGTGGCCCTCGCCATTGGGATGTATTGGGCCTTACGCTACACCCAGATTGCCAAACGTTTGGCGATTCCCGACCCCTCCCTGCGGCCGACACGAGCGCAAACCTTGGGGTCTTTGCAAACTGGGGTCATTATCAATCTCGTGGGGATGTTGTTTAGCTTGGTGGCCGCACAAATCATCACCGGACTTTTGATGGTGAAAGTTCTCAGTTCTGAAGGGGTACAGTTTTCACCAGCCGCCTTGAGTCGTTTGGTACAACCAATTGATATTTTCGTGGTTCTGGCCAACACCAATAGTCTATTTGCTCATTTCGTTGCCCTAACCTGCTCCCTCTGGCTGTTACGGCTGATTCAGACCATTAAAACTACCTAA
- a CDS encoding DUF1622 domain-containing protein produces the protein MESIHLLESGLAEVVFLGKFSLEAISVLCVFLGIVKTVQLALRFAEFKYDEFLFIQLRIRFGVWLALALEFQLGADILATTVAPQMETLIRLGAIAIIRTFLNYFLNIELEHEFELRKHQSGNEHLPPIKS, from the coding sequence ATGGAATCAATACATCTTCTGGAATCTGGACTAGCTGAAGTCGTCTTTTTAGGAAAGTTCTCCCTAGAAGCGATTTCCGTGTTATGTGTTTTCTTGGGCATTGTGAAAACAGTGCAACTGGCGTTGAGATTTGCTGAATTTAAATATGATGAATTTCTGTTCATTCAACTGAGAATCCGCTTTGGAGTTTGGCTCGCCTTAGCCCTAGAATTTCAGTTGGGGGCTGATATTCTGGCAACAACGGTCGCCCCTCAAATGGAAACCTTGATTAGATTGGGGGCGATCGCCATTATTCGGACATTTTTAAACTATTTCTTAAACATCGAGCTTGAACATGAGTTTGAGTTGAGGAAACATCAGTCTGGGAATGAGCATCTTCCTCCAATTAAATCATAA
- a CDS encoding SpoIIE family protein phosphatase: MTQTNTHRADNFFDICHLSLNKKGEELCGDKVKFIKTENKTTIVLSDGLGSGVKANILATLTSEILITMLNADIALEAVMETVIGTLPICQVRKIAYATFTVIQIDNITNKFRVINFDNPPIFYFKKGRMMNPKPRIDRILNRKIQVVEGTLERGDFLGAISDGVLYAGLGDTMNFGWGWENIAKYMERLFVHDAPTARSLLDKVLGETRRLYRNQIGDDASLVGVYVRRRNPLMIFTGPPLDPSQDEAFAERFLSFPGRKALCGGTTGNIVANYMGETVEMDISTMRKELPPIGILDEVDLVTEGILTISKATELLKKCHCDLERLPFDRNGAVLLAREILEADSIFFLVGQQINEFYQNPLLPKNISIRRNLVEELVQLLRENQKEVDLEYC; this comes from the coding sequence ATGACTCAAACTAATACGCATCGAGCCGACAACTTTTTTGATATTTGTCACCTAAGTTTAAACAAAAAAGGTGAAGAACTTTGTGGCGACAAAGTTAAATTTATCAAAACGGAAAACAAAACAACAATTGTCTTGTCTGATGGATTAGGTAGTGGGGTCAAGGCGAATATCTTGGCAACCCTAACCAGTGAAATCCTGATTACGATGTTAAATGCGGACATTGCCTTAGAAGCGGTCATGGAAACCGTAATTGGAACTCTGCCAATTTGCCAAGTCCGCAAAATTGCGTATGCCACATTTACGGTTATTCAAATTGATAACATTACCAACAAATTTAGGGTCATAAATTTTGATAATCCACCCATATTTTACTTTAAAAAAGGGCGAATGATGAACCCCAAACCGCGAATTGATCGGATTCTTAACCGTAAAATTCAAGTGGTGGAGGGGACGTTAGAACGAGGAGACTTTCTGGGGGCGATTAGTGACGGAGTCCTCTATGCTGGCCTTGGAGATACGATGAACTTCGGCTGGGGTTGGGAGAATATCGCCAAGTACATGGAACGCCTGTTTGTCCATGATGCACCCACGGCCCGTAGTCTCTTAGATAAGGTTCTCGGGGAAACTCGGCGACTCTATCGCAATCAAATCGGTGATGATGCGTCTCTGGTGGGGGTTTATGTCCGTCGCCGTAACCCCTTGATGATTTTCACCGGGCCGCCCTTAGATCCCAGTCAAGATGAAGCCTTTGCAGAACGATTTTTGAGTTTTCCAGGACGTAAAGCCCTCTGTGGAGGAACCACTGGAAATATCGTTGCCAATTATATGGGGGAAACAGTGGAAATGGATATTTCGACCATGCGTAAAGAACTTCCCCCGATTGGTATTCTTGATGAAGTGGATTTAGTGACAGAGGGAATTTTGACCATTTCCAAAGCCACAGAACTCCTGAAAAAATGTCATTGCGATTTAGAACGCTTACCGTTTGACCGTAATGGGGCAGTGTTGCTGGCCCGAGAAATTTTAGAGGCAGATTCTATCTTTTTCTTGGTGGGACAACAGATTAATGAGTTTTACCAAAATCCTTTACTGCCTAAAAACATATCAATTCGTCGCAATCTGGTCGAGGAATTAGTACAATTGCTGAGAGAAAATCAGAAAGAAGTAGATTTAGAATACTGTTAA
- a CDS encoding PAS domain S-box protein: MQEHTQNHIWRLLWEYDPNGLIAVDSNFTIVLVNPAFCRMFEVEETNILGQPASRILGNIDHFQNVWSSQQVIRGVEREYSHPKLYLREVVFPIPEEKIIACIMVDITQEYQRRQELQHLKTETVLNVREVVDNQMKVAQEIAGLLGETTAETKVSLLKIIEAVEQEMV; encoded by the coding sequence ATGCAAGAACACACCCAAAACCATATCTGGCGACTCCTCTGGGAATACGATCCCAATGGATTGATTGCCGTTGACTCCAACTTTACCATTGTTTTGGTTAACCCTGCCTTTTGCCGGATGTTTGAGGTGGAAGAAACCAACATTCTCGGGCAACCGGCTAGCCGTATCTTGGGCAACATTGACCATTTTCAAAACGTCTGGAGTAGTCAACAAGTTATTCGAGGTGTTGAACGGGAGTATAGTCATCCCAAACTCTATTTACGAGAAGTTGTTTTTCCGATTCCTGAGGAAAAAATCATCGCCTGTATCATGGTGGATATCACCCAAGAATATCAACGACGACAGGAACTACAACACCTCAAAACTGAGACTGTCTTAAACGTCCGAGAGGTCGTTGACAATCAAATGAAAGTTGCTCAAGAAATTGCTGGACTCCTGGGAGAAACAACGGCAGAAACTAAAGTTAGTTTGTTGAAAATCATCGAAGCGGTCGAGCAGGAAATGGTTTAA
- a CDS encoding (2Fe-2S) ferredoxin domain-containing protein, with protein sequence MPKENLYLCMGSACHQLGVYEVLPRLQSLIQDYDLEDAVELKGSFCLETCSYGIVMKFKDEHFVDINPQNIEEKFLGEILPTIQKTLEENPAPS encoded by the coding sequence ATGCCCAAAGAAAACCTCTACCTCTGTATGGGGTCAGCCTGTCACCAGTTGGGGGTGTACGAAGTTCTCCCCCGACTGCAATCGCTCATCCAGGACTATGACCTCGAAGACGCCGTAGAACTCAAAGGGTCTTTCTGCCTAGAAACCTGTAGCTACGGCATCGTCATGAAATTTAAAGACGAGCATTTCGTCGATATCAACCCACAAAATATCGAAGAAAAATTCCTTGGCGAAATCCTCCCCACCATCCAAAAAACTCTCGAAGAAAATCCTGCTCCCTCCTAA
- a CDS encoding Ni/Fe hydrogenase subunit alpha, giving the protein MSKTVVIDPVTRIEGHAKISIFLNDAGDVDDARFHVVEFRGFEKFCEGRPMFEMAGITARICGICPVSHLLAAAKTGDKILAVQVPPAGEKLRRLMNLAQIIQSHTLSFFHLSSPDFLLGWDSDPAKRNVFGLMDANPDLARAGIRLRQFGQTVIELLGAKKIHAAWAVPGGVRSPLSEEGLQWIRDRLPESRQTIETALGLFKQLLDDTLKDEVDIFGKFDSLFMSLVAPDGTWEHYGGHLRFVDSQGNIVADGLREENYQDFLDEAVEPWSYLKFPYYKPLGYPDGMYRVGPLARVNVCDRMGTPDADRELQEFRQRAGGRCATSSFMYHYARLLEVLACIERIEQYVDDPDLLSSRCRAKAEINNLEGVGVSEAPRGTLFHHYNVDENGLIEKVNLIIATGQNNLAMNKTVTQIAQHYIHNNDVAEGFLNRVEAGIRNFDPCLSCSTHAIGQMPLHIDLIAPNKTIINTIYRH; this is encoded by the coding sequence ATGAGTAAAACCGTTGTTATTGATCCCGTCACACGCATTGAGGGTCACGCCAAAATCTCCATCTTTCTCAACGATGCCGGAGATGTGGATGACGCTCGTTTCCATGTCGTAGAATTTCGCGGCTTTGAGAAATTCTGCGAAGGTCGTCCCATGTTTGAGATGGCCGGAATTACCGCCCGTATTTGTGGAATTTGTCCCGTTAGCCATCTTCTCGCCGCCGCCAAAACCGGCGATAAAATCCTGGCCGTCCAAGTTCCCCCCGCCGGAGAGAAACTGCGGCGATTGATGAACTTAGCCCAAATCATCCAATCCCACACCCTGAGTTTCTTCCATCTCAGTAGTCCTGATTTTCTCCTAGGCTGGGATAGTGACCCCGCCAAACGCAATGTCTTTGGCTTGATGGACGCGAATCCCGACTTAGCCCGGGCGGGGATTCGTCTGCGTCAATTTGGACAGACGGTGATTGAACTGTTGGGGGCCAAGAAAATCCATGCCGCCTGGGCCGTTCCTGGTGGGGTGCGATCGCCCCTGTCGGAAGAGGGTCTACAATGGATTCGCGATCGCCTCCCCGAATCCCGTCAAACCATCGAGACGGCCCTAGGGCTATTCAAACAACTCCTCGACGATACCCTAAAAGACGAAGTTGACATCTTCGGCAAATTCGACTCCCTATTTATGAGTCTCGTCGCCCCCGACGGAACCTGGGAACATTACGGCGGTCATTTGCGCTTTGTCGATAGCCAAGGCAACATCGTCGCCGATGGCCTGCGGGAAGAAAACTATCAAGACTTTCTCGATGAAGCCGTCGAACCCTGGTCCTATCTCAAATTCCCCTATTACAAGCCCCTAGGCTATCCTGACGGAATGTATCGCGTTGGCCCCCTAGCCCGCGTCAACGTGTGCGATCGCATGGGAACCCCCGACGCCGACCGCGAACTACAAGAATTTCGCCAACGGGCCGGCGGCCGCTGCGCCACCTCCTCCTTCATGTACCACTACGCCCGTCTCCTAGAAGTTCTCGCTTGTATCGAACGCATCGAACAGTATGTCGACGACCCCGACTTACTCTCCTCCCGTTGTCGCGCCAAAGCCGAAATCAACAACCTCGAAGGAGTCGGCGTCAGCGAAGCCCCTCGCGGAACCCTATTTCACCATTACAATGTAGACGAAAACGGTCTCATCGAGAAAGTCAACCTAATCATCGCCACGGGACAAAACAACCTGGCCATGAACAAAACCGTCACCCAAATTGCCCAACATTACATCCATAACAACGATGTTGCCGAGGGCTTTCTCAACCGAGTCGAAGCCGGAATCCGCAACTTCGACCCCTGTCTGAGTTGTTCAACCCACGCCATCGGCCAAATGCCCCTCCATATCGACCTAATCGCCCCCAACAAAACCATCATCAACACCATCTACCGCCACTAA
- a CDS encoding oxidoreductase — translation MDTVNKKVKLATIWLAGCSGCHMSFLDLDEWLFEVAKFADIVYSPVGSDIKDYPENVDVCLVEGAVANEENLELLYKVRQRTKFVISFGDCAVTANVPAMRNMLGSSEPVLKRCYLELGDQTAQLPHEPGIVPELLDRVRPIHELVDIDLFIPGCPPSAPRIQAAIEPLLKGEQPVMEGRSMIKFG, via the coding sequence ATGGACACGGTAAACAAGAAAGTAAAACTGGCAACGATTTGGCTAGCGGGCTGTTCCGGCTGTCATATGTCCTTCCTGGACTTGGACGAATGGCTCTTTGAAGTGGCCAAGTTCGCCGATATTGTCTATAGTCCCGTTGGTTCCGATATCAAAGACTATCCCGAGAATGTGGATGTCTGTTTGGTGGAAGGGGCTGTGGCCAATGAAGAAAACCTAGAACTGTTGTACAAAGTTCGCCAACGCACCAAGTTTGTCATTTCCTTCGGCGATTGTGCCGTCACGGCCAACGTCCCCGCCATGCGCAATATGTTAGGCAGTTCCGAGCCAGTTCTCAAACGCTGCTACCTCGAACTCGGGGACCAAACCGCTCAACTCCCCCATGAACCGGGGATTGTCCCAGAATTGCTCGATCGCGTCCGTCCGATTCATGAGTTGGTGGATATTGACCTATTTATCCCCGGCTGTCCCCCCTCCGCCCCTCGCATCCAAGCGGCGATCGAACCACTACTAAAAGGAGAACAGCCCGTCATGGAAGGGCGCTCAATGATTAAGTTCGGCTAA
- the hoxU gene encoding bidirectional hydrogenase complex protein HoxU: protein MSVVTLKINDIDVAAEAGKTVLDAAREAGIRIPTLCHLDGVSDVGACRLCLVEIKGIPKLLPACVTEVSEGMDVTTHTPQLDEYRRMTVEMLFSEGNHVCAVCVANENCELQDVAIEVGMDHSRFTYRFPERGVDISHPQFGIDHNRCILCTRCVRVCDEIEGAHVWDVAGRGAAAKVVTGLSQPWGDVDACTACGKCVDACPTGSIFRKGSTASELERDRGKLEFLVKAREENQWTR from the coding sequence ATGTCTGTCGTCACCCTAAAAATCAACGATATCGACGTAGCTGCCGAAGCCGGTAAAACGGTTTTGGATGCTGCCCGTGAAGCGGGAATCCGGATTCCCACCCTCTGTCACCTCGATGGCGTTTCCGATGTGGGCGCCTGTCGTCTCTGCTTAGTGGAAATCAAAGGGATTCCTAAACTCCTCCCCGCCTGCGTCACAGAAGTGAGCGAGGGGATGGACGTCACCACCCATACCCCCCAGTTAGACGAGTATCGCCGCATGACCGTGGAAATGCTCTTTTCCGAGGGAAATCATGTCTGCGCCGTCTGTGTCGCCAACGAGAACTGTGAATTGCAAGATGTGGCCATTGAAGTGGGGATGGATCACAGTCGCTTTACCTATCGTTTCCCGGAACGGGGCGTAGATATCTCCCATCCCCAATTTGGCATCGACCATAACCGCTGTATCCTCTGCACCCGTTGCGTGCGTGTCTGCGATGAAATCGAAGGCGCTCATGTTTGGGATGTCGCCGGACGCGGGGCGGCGGCCAAAGTGGTGACAGGGTTGAGTCAACCCTGGGGCGATGTCGATGCCTGTACCGCCTGCGGGAAATGTGTTGATGCCTGTCCCACAGGGTCGATTTTCCGTAAGGGAAGTACCGCCTCCGAACTGGAACGCGATCGCGGCAAACTGGAATTTTTAGTCAAAGCACGGGAAGAAAATCAATGGACACGGTAA